One region of Lactobacillus johnsonii genomic DNA includes:
- a CDS encoding DivIVA domain-containing protein — MTLTPMDIHNKEFSTKLRGYDSKQVDGFLDRIVDAYGDALDQIVDLKNENIELKKKVDKFEKVKDSINESLISAQENAEEIKKRTNKEAQEIIQKANQDADEIVKKAQDEGEKKRAELQKQYDTLNHDYDLLKAKVEDFREAIQGMLKDQIKELSHSDWQYYLDKYYGRSRLYPADGSQPLEDDPIPDGPVDDEVPAEETTSSISEVDNNAVNEVNSVQEKEDSTELLAGENSVKESMHATEESSERRDGPVIIFPDDIKDN, encoded by the coding sequence ATGACATTAACGCCAATGGATATCCATAATAAGGAGTTTAGTACAAAACTTCGTGGATATGATTCCAAGCAGGTAGATGGTTTTTTAGATCGAATTGTTGATGCATATGGGGATGCACTCGATCAAATTGTTGATTTAAAAAATGAAAATATTGAACTAAAGAAAAAAGTAGATAAATTTGAAAAGGTTAAAGATTCAATTAATGAGTCTTTAATTTCAGCACAAGAAAATGCTGAGGAAATTAAAAAGAGAACCAATAAAGAAGCTCAAGAAATTATCCAAAAAGCTAATCAAGATGCTGATGAGATAGTTAAGAAAGCTCAAGATGAGGGCGAGAAAAAAAGAGCTGAACTTCAAAAGCAATATGATACTTTAAATCATGATTATGATTTGCTTAAGGCAAAGGTAGAAGATTTTAGAGAAGCAATTCAGGGAATGTTAAAAGATCAGATAAAGGAATTAAGTCATTCTGATTGGCAATATTACCTAGATAAATACTATGGCCGCTCCCGCTTATATCCAGCTGACGGCTCACAACCACTTGAGGATGATCCTATTCCAGATGGTCCGGTAGATGATGAAGTACCAGCTGAAGAAACTACTTCTTCTATTTCAGAGGTTGACAATAATGCAGTAAATGAAGTAAACTCTGTTCAAGAAAAGGAAGATAGTACTGAACTTTTAGCTGGAGAAAACTCCGTTAAAGAAAGTATGCATGCTACAGAAGAGAGTTCTGAGCGTCGCGATGGTCCAGTGATTATTTTCCCGGATGATATAAAAGATAATTAA
- the ileS gene encoding isoleucine--tRNA ligase: MRVKDTLNLGKTKFKMRGNLPVREAEWQKEWEENKLYEQRLKLNEGKPRFDLHDGPPFANGNIHMGHSLNKISKDIIVRFKNMNGYYAPYVPGWDTHGLPVEQQLAKKGVDRKTMDRAKYRELCRQFAEEQVQKQMADFKRLGVMADWDHPYITLQPKFEAEEIRVFGEMFKKGYIYKGKKPVYWSWSSESTLAEAEVEYHDIKSPRIYVAFPIKDGKGILDSDTSLVIWTTTPWTIPSNIGITVNPKFDYSVVEVDGKKYVIGADRLAAVAEDLGWKDYKVLQTLKGTDFDRMTYQHPLYDVTGLVMNDTYVTDDDGTGLVHNATGFGEDDYNVGRRYGLPVFSPMDAQGRFTKEVPDPDLVGMFYDDANKVVADKLEKAGALLKLSFFTHSYPHDWRTKKPVIYRATTQWFASIDKFRDQILDQIEKSEFIPSWGKTRLYNMIKDRGDWVISRQRAWGVPLPIFYAEDDTPIVTPETIEHVAKIFEKEGSNAWYTHTAKELLPEGFKSEHSPNGKFRKETDILDVWFDSGSSWAGVMQERDGLGFPADLYLEGSDQYRGWFNSSLITSVAVTGKAPYKQVLSQGFVLDDKGHKMSKSLGNVISPNDVIKQMGAEIIRLWVAGADTTSDVAVSQDILRQSAESYRKIRNTMRFMLANTSDFDPKQNSIAYPDMSGVDQYMEIKLNRLIKEAIEAYNKFDFTSVYKKVFSFISNDLSAFYLDFAKDILYIDAEDSETRRSMQTVIYDVLVKLTKLMTPILPHTMEEVWGYLKEPEEYVQLANMPEVDHFANEDEVLADWNAFMKVRSDVLKALEEARNAKVIGKSFEAHVTLYPTEETKALLDKLNANIRQILIVSDLTISDEEAPENAEKLPTASIVVEHAAGEVCPRCRRTTTDVGSDPRFPELCARCAAIVAENFPEAEKEGLEK; encoded by the coding sequence ATGAGAGTCAAAGATACATTGAATTTGGGTAAAACTAAATTTAAAATGCGCGGTAATCTTCCAGTTCGTGAAGCTGAATGGCAAAAAGAATGGGAAGAAAATAAATTATATGAACAAAGATTAAAACTTAATGAAGGTAAACCCCGTTTTGACCTTCACGATGGTCCTCCATTTGCTAATGGTAATATCCACATGGGACACTCATTAAATAAGATCTCTAAAGATATTATCGTTCGTTTCAAAAATATGAATGGTTACTATGCTCCTTATGTTCCTGGATGGGATACTCACGGTCTTCCTGTAGAACAACAATTAGCTAAAAAGGGCGTTGACCGTAAAACAATGGACCGGGCTAAGTATAGGGAGCTTTGTCGCCAATTTGCGGAAGAACAAGTTCAAAAACAAATGGCTGACTTCAAACGCTTAGGAGTAATGGCTGATTGGGATCATCCTTACATTACTTTACAACCAAAATTTGAAGCTGAAGAAATCAGAGTCTTCGGTGAAATGTTTAAAAAAGGTTATATCTATAAAGGTAAAAAACCTGTTTACTGGTCTTGGTCAAGTGAATCAACTTTAGCTGAAGCTGAAGTGGAATATCATGACATTAAATCGCCAAGAATCTATGTTGCTTTCCCAATTAAGGATGGAAAGGGTATTCTAGACTCAGATACATCACTTGTAATCTGGACTACTACTCCTTGGACTATTCCAAGTAATATCGGAATTACTGTAAATCCTAAATTTGATTACTCAGTAGTTGAAGTTGACGGTAAAAAGTATGTTATTGGAGCAGATCGTTTAGCAGCAGTAGCAGAAGATTTAGGTTGGAAAGACTACAAAGTTCTTCAGACCTTAAAAGGTACTGACTTTGATAGAATGACTTACCAACATCCACTTTATGATGTAACTGGTCTTGTGATGAATGATACTTATGTTACTGATGATGATGGTACTGGCTTAGTTCACAATGCTACTGGTTTTGGTGAAGATGACTACAATGTAGGTCGTCGTTATGGTTTGCCAGTTTTCAGTCCAATGGATGCACAAGGTAGATTTACTAAAGAAGTACCTGATCCAGACTTAGTGGGAATGTTTTATGATGATGCTAATAAAGTGGTTGCTGACAAGCTTGAAAAAGCTGGAGCACTCTTAAAGCTTAGCTTCTTTACTCACTCGTATCCACATGACTGGCGTACTAAGAAACCTGTTATTTACCGTGCAACTACTCAATGGTTTGCTTCAATCGATAAGTTTAGAGATCAAATCTTAGATCAAATTGAAAAATCAGAATTTATTCCTTCATGGGGTAAGACTCGTCTTTACAATATGATTAAAGATCGTGGTGACTGGGTAATTTCTCGTCAACGTGCATGGGGTGTACCACTTCCAATTTTCTATGCAGAAGATGATACTCCAATTGTTACTCCAGAAACTATTGAACATGTAGCTAAAATCTTTGAAAAAGAAGGTTCTAATGCTTGGTATACTCATACTGCAAAAGAACTACTTCCAGAAGGATTTAAGTCAGAACATTCACCAAATGGTAAATTTAGAAAAGAAACTGATATCTTAGATGTTTGGTTTGATTCTGGTTCTTCTTGGGCTGGTGTAATGCAAGAGCGCGATGGCTTAGGTTTCCCAGCAGATTTATATCTTGAAGGTAGTGACCAATACCGTGGTTGGTTTAACTCAAGTTTAATTACTTCAGTTGCTGTAACTGGTAAAGCTCCATATAAGCAAGTTTTATCTCAAGGTTTTGTTTTAGACGATAAAGGACATAAGATGTCTAAATCATTAGGTAATGTAATTTCCCCTAATGATGTAATCAAGCAAATGGGTGCAGAAATTATTCGTTTATGGGTTGCTGGAGCAGATACTACTTCTGATGTAGCAGTTTCTCAAGATATTCTACGTCAATCTGCTGAAAGCTACCGTAAGATCAGAAATACTATGCGCTTTATGCTTGCTAATACTTCAGATTTTGATCCTAAACAAAATTCAATTGCTTATCCCGATATGTCTGGTGTAGATCAATACATGGAAATTAAGTTGAATCGCTTGATTAAAGAAGCAATTGAAGCATACAATAAATTTGATTTCACTAGTGTTTATAAGAAAGTATTCAGCTTCATTTCTAATGACTTATCTGCCTTTTACTTAGACTTTGCTAAGGACATTCTTTACATTGATGCTGAAGACAGTGAAACTCGTCGTTCAATGCAAACTGTAATTTACGATGTTTTAGTTAAGCTAACTAAATTGATGACACCAATCCTTCCACATACTATGGAAGAAGTTTGGGGTTACCTTAAGGAACCAGAAGAATACGTTCAACTTGCTAATATGCCAGAAGTAGACCATTTTGCTAATGAGGATGAAGTTTTAGCAGATTGGAACGCCTTTATGAAAGTTCGTTCAGATGTTTTGAAAGCACTTGAAGAAGCACGTAATGCTAAGGTAATTGGTAAGTCATTTGAAGCACACGTTACTCTTTACCCAACTGAAGAAACGAAGGCACTTCTGGATAAATTAAACGCTAATATCAGACAAATTTTGATTGTTTCTGATTTAACTATTAGTGATGAAGAAGCACCTGAAAATGCTGAAAAATTACCAACTGCATCCATTGTAGTGGAACATGCTGCTGGTGAAGTTTGTCCAAGATGTCGTCGTACTACAACAGATGTTGGTAGTGACCCACGTTTCCCAGAATTATGTGCGCGCTGTGCAGCTATCGTTGCTGAAAACTTTCCTGAAGCAGAAAAAGAAGGTTTAGAAAAATAA